A stretch of Leptospira bouyouniensis DNA encodes these proteins:
- a CDS encoding TetR/AcrR family transcriptional regulator, translating into MASYKKLAMRNEIRTNDPLAKFPLKERKFARTRTNLVVGLLKLLETRSLDEIKITELCHYAEISEPTFYNYFPEKDDLVLHYIQIWSLMVTVFAEENQQTNSGYGLIHSLFQLTAKESKKNPKILLEIISFQTKKKSKRKPKPLTEAERILLFPNFPGIESLPIGGIEMILERAMELSLKNQELPKVTNIKYLSLAIASCFFGIPILAFQLGENLEKLWIESFHYIWLGAGGSIQKKSKRAGKI; encoded by the coding sequence ATGGCCAGCTATAAAAAGTTAGCTATGCGAAATGAAATTCGAACTAATGACCCATTGGCAAAATTTCCTTTAAAAGAAAGAAAATTTGCAAGGACTCGAACGAATCTCGTCGTTGGATTATTGAAATTATTGGAGACAAGGTCCCTGGATGAGATTAAGATCACAGAACTTTGTCACTATGCTGAAATTTCGGAACCGACATTTTATAATTATTTTCCAGAAAAAGATGATCTGGTCTTACATTATATTCAAATTTGGAGTTTGATGGTAACAGTTTTTGCTGAAGAGAATCAGCAAACAAATTCTGGATATGGATTGATTCATTCTCTATTCCAATTGACTGCAAAAGAATCAAAAAAGAATCCTAAGATTCTTTTGGAGATCATTTCATTCCAGACAAAGAAAAAATCGAAGCGCAAACCAAAACCATTAACGGAAGCAGAAAGAATCCTTTTATTTCCAAACTTTCCGGGAATCGAATCACTTCCTATCGGTGGAATAGAAATGATTTTAGAAAGAGCAATGGAATTATCACTTAAGAATCAAGAACTTCCAAAAGTTACCAATATAAAATATCTTTCCTTAGCGATTGCGAGTTGTTTTTTTGGGATTCCAATTTTGGCGTTCCAATTAGGTGAAAACTTGGAAAAACTTTGGATTGAATCATTTCATTACATTTGGTTGGGTGCTGGTGGTTCAATTCAAAAAAAATCAAAAAGAGCAGGTAAGATATGA
- the xerA gene encoding site-specific tyrosine recombinase/integron integrase: protein MTLPVLEVQIPEHFPQVMADLFRSYRTYLKIEKNYSEHTLFAYLRDLKFFFEFCLKEEIDILSVDVLDVRAYFADLKSAKKQDKRTQSRKLSSLRTFYKFLFREEKIGANPILQVSFPKTKKRLPKNFTPIETEDILDYEDPEKKEVLGKRDKAIVEVLYSTGLRVFELVNAKLSDLNEELTSLKVMGKRRKERFVFIGPEAKEALKDYLDERGNSGPEEIFLNQRGGKLTTRGIRYILSERRSVMGMEKAITPHKFRHTFATDLLNAGADIRAVQELLGHSSLSSTQVYLSVSRDRLKEVYRNAHPHAKK, encoded by the coding sequence ATGACCCTGCCTGTCCTTGAAGTCCAAATTCCCGAACATTTTCCCCAAGTGATGGCGGATTTATTTCGCAGTTACCGTACCTATTTAAAAATTGAAAAAAATTATTCGGAACATACCTTGTTCGCATATTTAAGGGACTTGAAGTTCTTTTTCGAATTTTGTTTGAAAGAGGAAATTGATATTCTCAGTGTTGATGTTCTGGATGTGAGAGCCTACTTTGCTGATTTAAAATCAGCTAAAAAACAAGACAAACGAACACAAAGTCGTAAACTTTCTTCTCTTCGAACGTTTTATAAATTTTTATTCCGCGAAGAAAAAATTGGAGCCAATCCAATCCTTCAAGTTAGTTTCCCTAAAACCAAAAAGAGATTACCTAAAAATTTCACTCCTATTGAAACAGAAGACATACTTGATTATGAAGATCCTGAAAAAAAAGAAGTTCTAGGTAAACGTGATAAAGCAATTGTCGAAGTTTTGTATAGCACTGGACTTCGTGTGTTTGAGTTAGTGAATGCAAAGTTAAGTGATTTAAATGAAGAGTTAACATCGCTTAAAGTAATGGGGAAAAGAAGAAAAGAAAGATTTGTTTTCATCGGTCCTGAAGCAAAAGAAGCTTTGAAAGATTATTTGGATGAACGAGGAAATAGTGGCCCTGAAGAGATTTTTTTAAATCAAAGAGGTGGTAAATTAACAACTCGGGGTATCCGTTATATTTTATCTGAAAGAAGGTCAGTGATGGGTATGGAAAAAGCCATTACTCCTCACAAATTTAGACATACGTTTGCAACAGACTTACTTAATGCAGGGGCTGACATTCGCGCTGTACAAGAGTTACTCGGTCATTCATCATTGTCGTCAACACAAGTGTATTTGAGTGTTTCGAGAGACAGACTGAAAGAAGTGTATCGAAATGCGCATCCGCATGCAAAGAAGTAA
- a CDS encoding ATP-binding protein, with the protein MEITEAIDKVLNAKKELEAAWDGNPLPSFILNNDLKILRCNASATELFQTSFFQLIGKDFVNLFWKEEIQEEIRSSWIRRAGKSSFPVILSRLNGSFQILSQSISNNQRVLYIVNLDSIRVPENREEEVRLKLALESGQSGVWDFSLRLGKAYFSPEYVRMLGFEVEHFPQNFSHWETLVHWEDREQIRTLFENYLNGHIDSHDTEIRMFTRSGKSIWVWSRGKVVERDENDLPIRVVGTHIDITERKKTEIRTAAVIDIGQKSSLLEKEISIFNLALSYSLQLTESNWGKIRLIRDEVIEKEFGLYKIRNQSSSEYLPIEPTTVFPRILREMSLKFFLRENEYFELLLYNKRTEFEEIDYKEVELLGTELVQILIRKRTEDLLLTSEWNLQSIVECSPNGILILVNGQIQFFNRSSEILLLQNKNQMKNKKVSEVFGFLNGDDPFEFIQNLSNNGFAPDQNVIEKNIILSNGQKKWVSFWAIEIIYNGEVSLLVYLNDLSRAKDTETQLLQSEKLASIGQLAAGVAHEINNPMAFISSNLETMKRYHKILSHYFEKAKIELCRYSADPNVLEMINEWEKADISNILSDTSEMLDESIDGASRVVSIVSNIKSFAHVNKEENFTRCNLNEIVTSAINISQHNIKYYSIVEFNVANELLEISCHPQELGQVIINLIVNAGHAIEEKKEHGLFPDSQGEMPGKIEINTKLCILENNKQYAEIKIKDNGIGIPEELQSRIFDPFFSTKEIGEGTGLGLSISMDIIRKHKGKIELESVRCAGTTFSIYLPTHQED; encoded by the coding sequence ATGGAAATCACCGAGGCTATCGATAAAGTACTAAATGCAAAGAAGGAGCTAGAAGCTGCTTGGGATGGAAATCCATTACCTTCTTTTATATTGAACAATGATCTAAAAATCCTCAGATGTAATGCTTCTGCAACAGAACTTTTTCAGACATCCTTTTTTCAGCTGATCGGTAAAGATTTTGTAAATCTTTTTTGGAAGGAGGAAATTCAAGAAGAAATTCGTTCATCTTGGATAAGGCGGGCAGGAAAGTCTTCTTTCCCTGTGATTCTCTCTCGTTTAAACGGATCATTTCAAATACTTTCTCAATCCATTTCTAATAACCAAAGAGTTTTATACATTGTAAATCTGGATTCAATTCGTGTTCCTGAAAATCGAGAAGAGGAAGTAAGATTAAAACTCGCTTTAGAAAGTGGGCAAAGTGGTGTATGGGATTTTTCCCTTCGATTAGGGAAGGCTTATTTTAGTCCAGAATATGTTCGAATGTTAGGATTTGAAGTCGAACATTTCCCCCAAAATTTTTCACATTGGGAAACATTGGTACATTGGGAGGATCGGGAACAGATTCGAACTCTATTTGAAAATTATCTGAATGGTCATATCGATTCACATGATACCGAAATTAGAATGTTCACTAGATCGGGAAAATCAATTTGGGTTTGGAGTAGAGGGAAGGTTGTTGAAAGAGATGAAAATGATTTACCGATACGTGTTGTCGGTACGCATATTGATATAACGGAACGTAAAAAAACTGAAATTAGAACAGCAGCTGTAATAGACATAGGCCAAAAAAGTTCGCTATTAGAGAAAGAGATAAGCATTTTTAATTTAGCTTTAAGTTATTCATTACAATTAACTGAGAGTAATTGGGGAAAAATTAGATTAATTCGAGACGAAGTTATTGAAAAAGAATTTGGATTGTATAAGATTCGAAATCAATCATCTTCCGAATATTTACCAATTGAACCTACAACTGTTTTTCCTAGAATCTTAAGAGAGATGAGTTTGAAGTTTTTCTTAAGAGAGAATGAATATTTCGAATTGTTATTATATAATAAAAGAACAGAATTTGAAGAAATTGATTATAAAGAAGTTGAATTACTCGGTACAGAACTGGTTCAAATTTTAATTAGAAAAAGAACGGAAGATTTGCTTTTGACTAGCGAATGGAATCTTCAGTCAATTGTCGAATGTTCACCTAATGGAATTTTGATTCTAGTAAATGGTCAAATTCAATTTTTCAATAGAAGTTCAGAAATCCTACTTTTGCAAAATAAAAACCAGATGAAGAATAAAAAAGTTTCTGAGGTTTTTGGTTTTTTGAATGGCGATGATCCGTTTGAGTTTATTCAAAATTTATCTAACAATGGATTTGCGCCTGATCAAAATGTTATTGAGAAAAATATCATTTTATCAAATGGACAAAAAAAATGGGTTAGTTTTTGGGCAATTGAAATTATATATAATGGAGAAGTTTCGCTTTTAGTTTACCTGAATGACCTTTCTCGGGCAAAGGATACAGAAACTCAATTATTACAAAGCGAAAAATTAGCTTCGATAGGTCAATTGGCTGCGGGTGTCGCTCATGAAATCAACAATCCAATGGCATTTATTTCGAGTAATCTAGAAACCATGAAAAGATATCATAAGATTCTTTCGCATTACTTTGAAAAAGCAAAGATAGAACTTTGTCGATATTCTGCGGATCCAAATGTTCTAGAAATGATAAATGAATGGGAGAAGGCAGATATATCGAATATATTGTCTGATACTTCCGAAATGTTAGATGAATCTATTGATGGTGCTAGTCGTGTAGTGAGTATCGTAAGTAATATAAAAAGTTTTGCTCATGTAAATAAGGAAGAGAATTTTACTCGATGTAATCTTAATGAAATCGTTACATCTGCTATCAATATAAGTCAACATAATATAAAGTATTATAGTATTGTTGAATTTAATGTTGCTAATGAATTGCTTGAAATTTCGTGTCATCCTCAAGAGCTCGGACAAGTCATTATTAATTTGATTGTTAACGCTGGTCATGCTATTGAAGAAAAGAAAGAACATGGATTGTTTCCGGATTCACAAGGTGAAATGCCAGGTAAAATTGAAATTAATACGAAGTTATGCATACTGGAAAATAACAAACAATATGCGGAAATAAAAATTAAAGACAATGGTATAGGAATTCCAGAAGAGTTACAATCAAGAATTTTTGATCCTTTTTTCTCTACAAAGGAAATTGGTGAAGGAACAGGGCTTGGTCTGTCAATTAGTATGGACATTATCAGAAAACACAAAGGGAAAATAGAACTAGAGAGTGTCCGTTGTGCGGGCACTACATTTTCGATATATCTGCCAACCCATCAGGAGGATTAA
- a CDS encoding ATP-dependent Clp protease ATP-binding subunit: MKQYDSNVQGALDIAQTEAIRRQNTEISPYHLVWGFMTLPTSVSGKTLIQYKSTVDEFLKKQPKASGEIPFESLRTSPKLAQWFTMASSRAAENGREELKEADFLKFLPQILPELKINYEDLNVKETDEEVPNFLINLNDLAREGKLDPVIGRSKEIRSVMEILGRRSKNNPVLVGSAGVGKTAIVEGLAEQIVKGRVPDVLKGKTIYSLDMGQLMAGTKYRGEFEEKLTALLRYIKGQAGEAILFIDEIHQLVGAGKTDGAMDAANLLKPALARGELHCIGATTGDEFQKYILGDQALERRFRAVPVNEPNKEDAIEILMGIRDKHEIHHGIKISDEAIYASVLLSDQYITDKFLPDKAIDLVDEAASALKLSAEAMPTELVELESEIRSKKIFAQVEKKNEETLKEIEALEKKFQVGKEIWEKEVNSLKQIASIKNKIDRVKFDLDAAQQRADYTEASRLKYAVLPELEKELNGFQNSWILERNHIAAVIARQTGIPVEKILKTKQENLLHLEDDLNSVVYGQKESIREIADTLLTSYAGISPETRPLGSFLLKGPTGVGKTETAKAIAKFLFDQETNLVRLDLSEYSEKHSVAKLIGAPAGYVGYDEGGILTEAIRRKPYSVVLFDEVEKAHPDFSDILLQILDDGRLTDNKGRTINFKNTIVILTTNSKNIEADFKPEVLGRLDAILTYHSLDSSIMEKLIEKQLRSLNERLKVKGIVVELSESTEHILREQGFDPKFGARPLGSVFNRIVNRPLAKAILSGTLAEGRYRADWNGEDLQFTLLQETSSVKK, from the coding sequence TCTGGGGCTTTATGACCTTACCGACTTCTGTTTCTGGGAAAACGTTAATTCAATACAAATCGACAGTGGATGAATTTTTAAAAAAACAGCCGAAAGCCTCGGGCGAGATCCCATTTGAATCTCTCCGAACATCGCCAAAACTTGCCCAATGGTTTACCATGGCATCTTCGAGAGCAGCAGAGAATGGAAGAGAGGAATTAAAAGAAGCAGATTTTTTAAAATTTTTACCCCAAATCCTACCGGAGCTGAAAATCAATTATGAAGATTTAAATGTGAAAGAAACGGACGAGGAAGTTCCAAATTTTCTCATAAATCTCAATGATTTAGCAAGAGAAGGAAAATTAGACCCTGTCATTGGTCGAAGTAAAGAAATTCGTTCTGTAATGGAAATTTTAGGAAGAAGGTCAAAAAACAATCCTGTACTCGTGGGAAGCGCTGGTGTGGGAAAAACCGCCATTGTGGAAGGGCTCGCAGAACAAATTGTCAAGGGTCGGGTTCCTGATGTACTCAAAGGGAAAACCATCTATTCACTCGATATGGGGCAATTGATGGCGGGAACGAAATACAGAGGTGAATTTGAGGAAAAACTAACAGCCCTTTTGCGTTACATCAAAGGACAAGCTGGCGAAGCAATTTTGTTTATAGATGAAATTCATCAATTAGTTGGAGCAGGTAAAACAGATGGAGCCATGGATGCTGCCAATTTGTTAAAACCAGCGCTTGCACGAGGTGAATTACATTGTATCGGAGCCACAACAGGCGATGAATTTCAAAAGTACATACTTGGTGACCAAGCATTAGAAAGACGTTTTCGTGCAGTTCCTGTTAATGAACCAAACAAAGAAGATGCGATTGAGATTTTAATGGGAATTCGAGATAAACATGAAATCCATCATGGAATTAAAATTTCTGATGAAGCAATCTATGCGTCTGTCCTTTTGTCAGACCAATATATTACTGATAAATTTTTACCAGATAAAGCTATTGATTTGGTTGATGAAGCTGCTTCTGCTTTGAAGTTATCTGCTGAAGCGATGCCAACTGAGTTAGTGGAATTAGAAAGTGAAATTCGATCCAAAAAAATATTTGCCCAAGTGGAAAAGAAAAACGAAGAAACTTTGAAAGAAATTGAAGCATTGGAGAAAAAGTTTCAAGTTGGAAAAGAAATTTGGGAAAAGGAAGTAAACTCCCTAAAACAAATTGCTTCTATTAAAAACAAAATCGATCGTGTGAAGTTTGATTTAGATGCAGCCCAACAACGTGCTGATTATACAGAAGCATCACGATTGAAGTATGCAGTGTTACCAGAGTTGGAAAAAGAACTGAATGGTTTCCAAAATAGTTGGATATTAGAAAGAAACCACATTGCAGCTGTAATCGCAAGACAGACTGGAATTCCTGTAGAAAAGATTTTAAAAACAAAACAAGAGAACTTACTCCATTTGGAAGATGATTTAAATTCTGTAGTTTATGGTCAAAAGGAATCCATCAGAGAGATTGCTGATACTCTATTGACATCTTATGCTGGAATTTCTCCTGAAACAAGACCGCTTGGATCCTTCTTATTAAAAGGACCCACAGGTGTAGGAAAAACAGAAACAGCTAAAGCAATTGCAAAGTTTTTATTCGACCAAGAAACCAATCTAGTTCGATTGGACTTAAGTGAGTATTCAGAAAAACACTCAGTTGCAAAACTCATAGGTGCTCCAGCTGGTTATGTTGGGTATGATGAAGGTGGAATATTGACAGAAGCGATTCGACGTAAACCTTACTCAGTTGTTTTATTTGATGAAGTGGAAAAAGCTCATCCTGACTTTTCTGATATTTTACTTCAAATTTTAGATGATGGTAGATTAACAGACAATAAAGGCAGAACTATCAATTTTAAGAATACTATTGTGATTCTTACTACCAATTCAAAAAATATTGAAGCTGATTTTAAACCTGAAGTTCTAGGAAGGTTGGATGCAATTTTGACCTACCATTCGTTAGATTCTTCCATTATGGAAAAACTCATCGAAAAACAACTTCGATCTCTAAATGAAAGATTAAAGGTAAAAGGGATCGTTGTGGAACTTTCAGAAAGCACAGAACATATTTTACGGGAACAGGGATTTGATCCAAAATTTGGAGCTCGCCCTTTAGGAAGTGTTTTCAATCGTATCGTGAATCGTCCTTTGGCTAAGGCGATCCTTTCTGGGACTTTAGCAGAAGGCCGTTATCGTGCGGATTGGAATGGAGAAGATCTACAATTTACCTTACTCCAAGAAACATCCTCAGTAAAAAAATAA
- a CDS encoding response regulator, with translation MVTNSIDQMIKDIESQLTDVKKEEKIYKIVMVDDIKSISSSMKRELSFVARKIDNVKLVMVDIQDPEIAFEYLQKSKPDLLISDVKMPYLMGDKLIEAVKKLYPELPVIVVTGFATKENILSVYKSDKNSIILSKPWEPERLVAAVNQMLGTNFQWND, from the coding sequence ATGGTTACGAATAGTATTGATCAGATGATCAAAGATATTGAGTCACAATTGACGGATGTCAAAAAAGAGGAAAAAATTTATAAGATCGTCATGGTAGATGACATAAAATCTATTTCGTCATCTATGAAGCGAGAATTATCATTTGTCGCAAGAAAAATAGATAATGTAAAATTAGTGATGGTGGATATTCAAGATCCAGAAATTGCTTTTGAATATTTACAAAAATCAAAACCAGATCTTTTGATTTCCGATGTTAAAATGCCTTATTTAATGGGAGACAAATTAATAGAAGCAGTTAAGAAATTATATCCAGAGTTACCTGTCATTGTGGTCACAGGTTTTGCAACGAAGGAAAATATTCTTTCTGTTTATAAATCAGATAAAAACAGCATTATTTTGTCAAAACCATGGGAACCAGAACGATTGGTCGCCGCAGTCAATCAGATGTTAGGTACAAATTTTCAATGGAATGATTGA
- the recA gene encoding recombinase RecA produces the protein MKKEKADKALEKETDQRKQAIDAALGQIEKQFGKGSIMRLGADTRMSEMNVVSTGSLDLDIALGIGGFPSGRIIEIYGPESSGKTTLTLSAIAETQKKGGIAAFIDAEHALDPSYAKKLGVNVDDLLVAQPDNGEEALEICESLVRSNAIDLIVIDSVAALVPKAEIEGDMGDSHMGLQARLMSQALRKLTGTISKSSTTVIFINQIRMKIGVMFGSPETTTGGNALKFYASIRLDIRRIETLKEKEEPVGNRVRVKVVKNKCAPPFRQAEFDIMYANGINRESSLIDLAVRHDLVAKAGSWYSYNGEKIGQGKEQVRNFFLENPDIAFKIENQVRDLNALPLLDQAKIQTREVKSIERDPKETKETKTKQPVSFSTEGDGDIAVGE, from the coding sequence ATGAAAAAAGAGAAAGCTGACAAGGCACTAGAAAAAGAAACAGACCAAAGAAAACAGGCAATTGATGCCGCCCTTGGCCAAATTGAAAAACAATTCGGAAAAGGATCCATCATGCGTCTCGGTGCCGATACTCGTATGTCCGAGATGAATGTGGTATCCACTGGCTCTTTGGACCTTGACATCGCTCTAGGAATTGGTGGATTTCCATCAGGTCGTATCATTGAAATTTATGGACCTGAGTCCTCTGGTAAAACAACGCTTACTTTATCTGCCATTGCAGAAACACAAAAGAAAGGTGGCATTGCTGCCTTTATCGATGCCGAACATGCTCTCGATCCATCTTATGCCAAAAAACTGGGTGTGAACGTGGACGACCTTCTCGTTGCCCAACCTGACAACGGCGAAGAAGCTTTGGAAATCTGCGAGTCTCTCGTTCGCTCCAATGCCATAGATCTCATTGTCATCGACTCTGTTGCGGCCCTTGTCCCTAAGGCAGAAATTGAAGGGGATATGGGAGATTCCCACATGGGTCTACAAGCGCGCCTCATGTCACAAGCCCTTCGTAAACTCACTGGAACCATTTCAAAATCCAGCACAACAGTCATTTTCATCAACCAGATCCGTATGAAAATCGGAGTGATGTTCGGAAGTCCGGAAACGACGACAGGTGGAAATGCATTAAAATTCTACGCTTCGATTCGTCTTGACATCCGTAGAATTGAAACTCTCAAAGAAAAAGAGGAACCAGTTGGGAACCGAGTGCGTGTGAAAGTGGTGAAAAACAAATGTGCGCCACCTTTCCGTCAGGCTGAATTCGATATTATGTATGCGAATGGAATCAACCGTGAAAGTTCACTCATTGATCTGGCAGTTAGGCATGATTTAGTAGCAAAAGCTGGATCTTGGTATTCTTACAACGGTGAAAAAATTGGACAAGGAAAAGAACAAGTCAGGAACTTCTTTTTAGAGAATCCAGACATTGCTTTTAAAATTGAAAACCAAGTACGAGACCTCAATGCACTTCCTCTTTTGGACCAAGCGAAAATCCAAACACGAGAAGTGAAATCCATTGAAAGGGATCCCAAAGAAACGAAGGAAACAAAAACAAAACAACCTGTTAGTTTCTCTACTGAAGGGGATGGAGACATCGCAGTCGGCGAATAA
- a CDS encoding aldo/keto reductase, whose product MSELSLTSTIPTNQTISVPLLGLGVWKSRPKECFDAVKSALEVGYRHIDTAAIYGNEADVGRAIDESGIKRSEIFLVTKLWNADQGFEEAQKAIDVSLKKLGTDYVDMYLIHFPVSGKRKESWKALEKIKKEGKAKSIGVSNFMVTHLKELLNETEIIPAMNQVEYHPFLQDTKLKEYCEKNGILLEAYSPLAHGQKLEDERVTKLAKKYNKSNAQILIRWSLQSGNVVIPKSKNPIRIKENADVFDFTLSQDDMKEISNWNENFRTCWDPTTVD is encoded by the coding sequence ATGTCTGAACTTAGTCTCACATCCACAATCCCTACAAACCAAACTATATCTGTGCCATTATTAGGATTAGGAGTCTGGAAATCACGACCGAAAGAATGTTTTGATGCAGTTAAATCAGCCCTAGAAGTCGGTTACAGACATATTGATACAGCAGCAATTTATGGAAATGAAGCAGATGTAGGAAGAGCGATTGATGAGAGTGGTATCAAACGTAGTGAAATTTTTTTAGTCACAAAACTTTGGAACGCAGACCAAGGTTTTGAAGAAGCTCAAAAAGCAATCGATGTATCTTTAAAAAAATTAGGTACAGATTATGTAGATATGTATTTGATTCACTTTCCAGTATCGGGAAAACGAAAAGAATCTTGGAAGGCTTTAGAAAAGATAAAAAAAGAAGGCAAAGCCAAATCAATTGGTGTGAGTAACTTTATGGTTACACACTTAAAAGAGCTGTTAAATGAAACCGAAATTATTCCTGCTATGAACCAAGTGGAATACCATCCATTTTTACAAGACACAAAACTCAAAGAATATTGTGAGAAAAATGGAATTTTGCTAGAAGCTTATAGTCCGTTAGCGCATGGTCAGAAATTAGAAGATGAGAGAGTTACCAAATTAGCTAAAAAATATAATAAATCGAATGCTCAGATTCTAATTCGATGGTCGTTACAATCTGGAAATGTTGTGATTCCAAAATCAAAAAATCCAATCCGAATTAAAGAAAACGCGGACGTGTTTGATTTTACATTATCGCAAGATGATATGAAAGAGATTTCAAACTGGAATGAAAACTTTCGCACTTGCTGGGATCCAACAACTGTTGATTAA